Within the Streptomyces sp. R41 genome, the region GGGTCGAGCCGCTCCGCCATCCACGCGGCACGGTCCCTCATCCACCACAGGGCCAGCGCCAGGGTCGGCGCGCGATACGTCCCCAGGGGTACGCCGACGCGCTGACCGCCGCATATTCCGTACGCGGTGACATGGCAAAGGAATTCGTCGTGCACGATCGCTCCCCCATTGGCGTCGCTCGCTGCCGGTCCGGCCTCGCTTTCCCCGCGGCTCTTTGCTGTGCACGATGCTGCTGTCCGGGCGTGGCTGAATTGCCCTAGGAATTGAGTATCGTCACTCCTGACGCTCTGTCACCATGCCATTCCAGCCAGTCTCTTGGCATATTCACGGCTTGGTTTGGCCGAAAGGGAGCGGGCAGCGCCGACGCCCCGCGCTCGGGTCATTACCCGCGAGGTAATCGACGCCCCCAGCGACGCCCGGCATGGTGGTCGTACCGGATCCGAGCAGCGCACGACACGCCGGGATTCGGCCCCTGACCAGCAGGTACGACCTCAATGGAGGCTGATTCACCATGTCCGCGAACAACGACCGTTACGAGACCGCTGTCGCCCGCTACTTCGAGGCCTGGAACGCGGGCGAGCAGGACGCGCTGGCGAAGGCGGTCGCCGCCGCCTGGGCCGCGGACGGCAGCTACACCGACCCGCTGGCCGACGTCCGCGGGCACCAGCAGATCGCGGCCGTGATCGCGGCGGCGCACGAGCAGTTCCCGGGGTTCGCGTTCCGGCCGCTGGGCCCGGTCGACGGCCACCACGACATCGCCCGCTTCGGCTGGGAGCTGGTCAATGAGGCGGACGGCTCGGCGCCCGTCGCCGGGTTCGACGTGATCACCCTGGACGGCGAGGGTCGCATCCGGAGCGTGCACGGGTTCCTGGACCGCGTTCCGGCCTAGGCCGGGGCGAGGGACCGCGATGAGTTCTCCCGCTCCGGATGGTCTCTTGAGCAGGAGGACCACCGGACCGGGAGGAGTGCTGCCCTACGCCATCGACCCCGAAGCGGCCGACCGGCTGTGGGAGCTCAGCGAGCGCCTCACCGCCTGACCAGTGGGCGTCACGGCTTGATGATCGCGTCGATCCGGGCGAGCTCGTCCGGATCGAACTCCAGGTTGCCGATGGCTGCGACACTGTCCTCCAGCTGCCGCGGGCTGCTCGCGCCGATCAGTGCCGAGGTCACCCGGCCGCCGCGCAGCACCCAGGCCAGCGCCAATTGGGCGAGGGACTGCCCACGCGACTTGGCGATCTCGTCGAGGGCACGCAGCTGCCGTACGAGATCCTCGGTGACCGTGTCGGCGCTGAGGAAGGGGCTGTCGCTCGCGGCGCGCGAACCCTCCGGGATGCCGTCGAGGTAGCGGCCGGTCAACAGGCCCTGCTCCAGCGGCGAGTAGGCGATGGAGCCCACCTGCAGCTCGTCCAGCGCGTCCAGGAGCCCTTCCTCGGGGCGGCGGTCGACCATCGAGTAGCGCGGCTGGTGGATGAGCAGCGGGGTGCCCAGCTCACCCAGGATGCGGGCGGCTTCGCGGGTCTGCTCCGGCGAGTAATTGGAGACGCCGACGTACAGCGCCTTGCCCTGCTGGACCGCCGAGTGCAGAGCGCCCATCGTCTCCTCCAGCGGAGTCTCCGGGTCGGGGCGGTGCGAGTAGAAGATGTCCACGTAGTCCAGGCCCATACGGCCCAGGCTCTGGTCGAGCGAGGACAGCAGGTACTTGCGCGAGCCCCATTCGCCGTACGGGCCCGGCCACATCAGGTATCCCGCCTTGGTGGAGATGACCAGCTCGTCGCGGTAGGGCGCGAAGTCCGCCGTCAGGGCGTCGCCGAGGGCCGACTCGGCGGCTCCGGGCGGCGGTCCGTAGTTGTTCGCCAGGTCGAAGTGCGTGACGCCGAGGTCGAAGGCGCGGCGCAGGATCGCGCGCTGGGTCTCCACCGGCCGGTCGGGGCCGAAGTTGTGCCACAGGCCGAGCGACAGCGCGGGGAGCTTCAGACCGCTGCGTCCGGTGCGTCGGTAGGGCATGTCCGCGTAACGGTCGGGGTGTGCGGTGTACAACGCGTACTCCTGAGAGGCCGGGAAACCAGGTCTCCTACTCTCGCGCGCGCCCGGGGCAGCGGTCCAACGGGAGAATCGGATGGGATTCAGCGATGACGCTTCTCAATGAGCGATTACGCTTGCCCCTCATGGAACTGCGCCACCTTCAGCACTTCGTCGCCGTCGCCGAGGACCAGCACTTCACCCGGGCGGCGGAGCGGCTCATGGTGTCGCAGTCCGGCCTGTCGTCGTCGATCCGCGCCCTGGAGCGGGAGCTGCAGGCTCCGCTCTTCGTCCGCACCACTCGTCGCGTCACCCTCACGGAGGCCGGTCGCGCGCTGCTTGGCGAGGCGGAGCGGATCCTCGCGCAGGTCCGCTCGGCGCACGACGCGGTCGCCGCCGTACAGGGCGTGCTGCGCGGCACCCTCTCCCTCGGCACCGAACAGTGCATCGCCGGAGTGCATGTGGCGAGGCTGCTCGCCGCGTTCCGACGGCGCCACCCCGATGTCGAGATCCGGCTGCGGCAGGCGGGTTCCGGAGCGCTGGCCGAGGAGGTCGCCGCGGGCCGTCTCGATCTGGCCTTCGCCGTCAAGACGCAGGCCGACACCGAGCAGCTGCGTTCGGTGCCGCTGACCAGCGAGTCCATGACCGTGCTCTGCCATCCCACGCACCACCTTGCGACCGCCGCCGTGCTCACGCCCGAGGAGCTGGGTGGCGAGGCCTTCGTCGACTTCCACCCCGACTGGGGGCCGCGCCGCACCACGGACGCGGCCTTCGCGGCGGCGGGCGTGCGACGGACCGTGACCCTTGAGGTCAACGACGTGCACAGCCTTCTGGAGCTCGTCCACGAGGGCCTCGGCATCGCCGTCGTACCACGGCACTTCGGCCTCAAGCGGGAGGCCGGCGATCTCACCGCCCTCCCCCTCAAGGGCGCCTCCGAGGCGTCGTACGAGACCGTCGCCATGCTGCCGCCGCCGGAGGCCACCAGTCCGGCGGCGCGGGCGCTGATGAGTCTTCTCGACACCTCGGAAGAGGGGGTCTGACACCACCCCCGAAAGGGCCCCAGCACTCCTGACCGGCCCGGCCCGCCGCCGCAGACTCGTGACCGTCCAGTACGAGAACTGCGAGGCGGGAGTACCCAGATGACGGATCACACACGACGGACGGTCCTGCGGGGCGCGGCGGTCGCGGCGGCGGGAGGGCTGGTCGGCGGCATCGGCGGCCGAGCGGGGGCGGCAGCCCCACCCCGCACACAGGACACCCGGCATTACCCCTTCCTCGAGGGGGCGTTCAAGCCCGTCACCGAGGAGCTGACGGCGTTCGATCTGCCGGTCACCGGACGGATCCCGCGCGAACTGAACGGCCGCTTCCTGCGAAACGGCCCCAACGTCCTGGGACTTGAGGACCCTCGTGCCCACCACTGGATGCTCGGCGAGGGCATGGTGCACGGCGTGCGGCTGCGCGACGGCCGCGCCGAGTGGTACCGCAACCGCTGGGTCCGCTCGTCGTCGGTGGCCAAGAAGCTCGGCGAGCCCTACCCCGGGCCCGTGCCGCCGGACGACTTCCCGTGCAACACCCATGTCATCGGCCTGGACGGGCGGATCCTGGCGCTCCAGGAGAGCGGGCCCCTGCCGTACGAACTCGACCACGAGCTCAACACCGTGGGTACCTACGACTTCCGGGGCACTCTCAAGGGGGCCTTCACCGCGCACACCAAGTTCGACGCGGCGGCCGGCGAACTGCACGCGATCGCCTATTACCCGACCTGGGACCATGTCCGGCACCACGTCATCGATCACACGGGCCGGGTCGTGCGGAGCACGAGGATCCCGGTGGCGGACGGGCCGATGATGCACGACTTCGCGCTCACCGAGAAATACGTCGTGATCTTCGATCTGCCCATCACCTTCGACCCCGCGGCCGCGGAGCGTGGCGACCTGGTTCCGTACATCTGGAACGAGAAGCACGCGACGCGCGTCGGCCTGCTGCCGCGCGCGGGCGGCGAGGTCCGCTGGTTCGAGGTCGAGCCGGTCTACTACTCCCACACACTGAACGCGTACGACGAGGGCTCGTCCGTGGTCGTCGACATGACGACCTACCCGGCACCCTTCTTTGTCGCGGGCCGCGGCTCCGACGGACCCTACGGAGCGGGCACCGCCTCGCTCGAACGCTGGACCGTCGACCTGGCCCACGGCCGCGTACGCACCAGGACGATCGACGACCGCCCGCAGGAATTCCCGCGCGTCCACGAGGCGTTGGTGACCCGGCGGCACCGGTACGCCTACACCGCGGCCGCCGCCGACATGACGCTGGCGTACATGACGGCCGACGGAAATCCGCCCGACCGTGCCTTCAGCAACGCGCTGATCAAGCACGACCTGTTCCGGGGGACCACGCAGGTACACCGCCTGCCGCGGGACGCCGCCGCGGGGGAAGCCGTCTTCGTGCCCGCGCAGGGGGCGAGGGCCGAGGACGACGGCTACGCGATCGCGTACGTGCACAACCCCGATCGCGGGGCGGCCGACCTGGTGATCCTGGCCGCCCAGGACTTCATGGGTGAGCCGGTCGCCCGGATCCATCTGCCGGGCCGGGTGCCGCTGGGCTTCCACGGGAGCTGGATTCCGGACGCGTGAGGCGCCGCTGTGCGCGATGGTGGACGCATGCATGCAAAGGACATCCTCATCGACGCGTACAGCCGCATCCAGGAAGAAGTCCATGCCGCCGTCGAGGGTCTGGCCCCGGACGACCTCAACGCCCGGCCCGCCGAGACCGCCAACTCCATCTCATGGCTCATCTGGCATCTCACCCGGGTCCAGGACGACCATGTCGCCGACGCCGCCGAGCTGGACCAGGTCTGGCTGGCGGGGGGCTGGGAGAAACGCTTCGGGCTCGATCTGCCCCGCCGGGACACCGGGTACGGTCACACCCCGGCGAAAGTGGCCAAGGTGCGGGTGGAGTCGGGCGATCTGCTGATCGGCTACTACGACGCCGTGCACGAGCAGAGCATGGAGTTCGTGCGCGGGCTGACCGCCAAGGACCTGGAGCGCGTCGTGGACGAGCGCTGGACCCCGCCGGTCACCCTCGGCGTACGGCTGGTCAGCGTCCTGGCCGACGATCTGCAACACGTCGGCCAGGCCGCGTACGTACGCGGGCTGCTGTAGGGCGCGGCCCCGAACGCGGGCTGCTTCAGGGCGCGGCCCGCACGCGGGATTCGCTGAAGCGTGGCCCGCACCCGGGTTTCCCTAGAGCGCGGCCTCGTACCCGGGCAGCACCACGTCGCGGATGAGGGCGTTGCGCTCGTCGAACGGGATGAACGCGCTCTTGATCGCGTTCACTGTGACCGTGCGCAGGTCCTCGACATCCCAGCCCGCCTCCTCGACCAGCAGCGACATCTCGCGGGTCATCGTCGTGCCCGACACCAGACGGTTGTCGGTGTTGAGGGTGACGCGGAAGCCCAGGTCGCGCAGGGCGGTGATGGGGTGCTCGGCGATGGAGGTGGCCGCGCCCGTCTGAAGGTTGGACGTCGGGCACATCTCCAGGGCGATACGGCGGTCGCGCACCCAGCCCGCCAGGCGGCCGAGCTTGCCGTCGACGATGTCCTCGGTGATGCGGACGCCGTGGCCGATGCGCTGGGCGCCGCAGACCTGGAGGGCCTGGTGGATGCTGGGCAGGCCGTGGGCCTCGCCGGCGTGGATGGTGAACGGGACGCTCTCGCCGCGCAGGTGCTCGAAGGCGGCCAGGTGGTCGGCGGGCGGGAAGCCGTCCTCGGCGCCCGCGATGTCGAAGCCGACGACGCCGCCGTCCCGGAACGCCACCGCCAGGTCGGCGATCTCGCGGGTGCGGTCGAACATGCGCATGCCGCACAGCAGGGTGCCGACGCGTACGGGGGTACCGGCGGCGGCCGCCTTGGCCATGCCCGCCGCCAGGCCTTCCTGCACGGTCTCGACGACTTCGGGCAGGGTGAGGCCGCCGTTCACCATCAGCTCGGGCGCATACCGGACCTCGCCGTAGACGACGCCGTCCTCGGCCAGGTCGAGGACGTACTCTTCTGCGGTGCGCAGCAGGCCCTCGCGGGACTGCATCACGGCGAGGGTGTGCTCGAAGGTGGCTATGTAGCGCACCAGGTCACCGGAGTTGGCGGCCTCGTAGTACCAGTCGGCCAGCGCCAGCGGGTCGGTGGTGGGCAGGGTGTGGCCGACCGTCTCCGCGAGCTCCACGAGGGTGGCGGGGCGCAGACCACCGTCGAGGTGGTCGTGCAGTACGGCCTTGGGGAGGCGGCGGATGGTGTCGACGTCGATGCGGGGCGCGGTCATGCGTGTCTTTCCTCGGCAGGTTCGGCAGGTGGTGTGCGGCGGGTTCTCGACCGGCTCAGGCGGTGGTGGCCGGCTGGAGCAGGTCCCAGCGGTTTCCGTACAGGTCCTGGAAGACGACGACGGAGCCGTACGGCTCGTGGCGCGGCTCTTCCAGGAAGGTCACGCCGGCGGCCCGCATCCGCGCGTAGTCGCGGGCGAAGTCGTCGGTGTGCAGGAAGAAGCCCACGCGCCCGCCGGTCTGGTCACCGATCCGGCCGCGCTGCGCCTCGTTCTTGGCCCGGGCCAGCAGCAGCCCGCTGCCGCCGCCCTCGGTGCCCGGTTCGACGACGACCCAGCGGGAGCCGTCGGGGCGCGGCGTGTCCTCGACGAGCCGGAATCCGAGGGCTTCGGTGTAGTGGCGGATCGCCTCGTCGTAGTCGTCGACGACGAGGGTGACCAGGGCGATGCGTCTCATCGGGACCCCTCCAGGGTTATACGTAACACGTAGCGTACGGCATCCGGTCGGGTGCTCCGGGAACGCTCCCCACCGCTTAATCGTCTACAGTTGCGTAGACCGTCTACAGGTTTGTAGTCAGCACGGGGTGTGGTCTCCTGCCGCGTCCGCCTGACCAGCATGGAAGGGGGCCGCACCGATGTCCGCAGCCCGGCGCATCGCGTCGTCGCGCGAGGATGCCACGGACCTCGCCGGTTCGACGGCGGTGGGCAGCGCCGTCGCGTTCGTACTCCTGACGCTGGTCCTGATCGGCCGGGACGGCGCGGCGCTGTTCGGCGACGAGAACCTCGCCTCCTGGTCGGTGGGACACCGCCCGGATGTGGCCCTCGCCCTGGCGCGCGGTGTGACGTACACCGGCACAGGGATCGTTCCGTACGCGCTGGTCGCCATCGCCGGCCTCGCCCTGGGCCGTACGGCGCGCCGGCGGATCCTCTCCGCCGTCGGCTGTCTCGTCTGTCTGGCCGCCGCGCAAGCCGTGCGGCACGGGGTGATGTCCCTGGTCGCCCGCCCCCGCCCCGCGACGGCGGACTGGGCCACGCACGCCTCCGGCTGGTCCTTCCCCTCGGGCCACACCACCACATCCGCCGTCACCGGCGGACTGCTCATTCTCGCGGTGCTCGCGCGGGCTTCGCGCGGAAGAAAGTCGCTCGTTCTGGTCATCGGCTGCTGGGCCGCGCTGGTCGGACTGTCGCGTGTCTACTTGGGAGTTCACTGGTTCTCCGACGTCCTGGGCGGCTGGCTGTTCAGCCTCTGCTGGCTGAGCCTGTGCACCTACGCTGTCGCACGGTTCGCTCCCCGTGCCTGCTCCGCGATATCGGCGCCCCGTCTCCGCCCAGGTCCCACGACGGAAGAGCGCCGCCATGAATCGCACGCCCCGAGCGATGTACCCCCTCGCGAAATCCCCCCTCACTCTGCTCCGTAGCCATCTCGGATGGGCCGTCGGCGCGGCCTATCTCGCCGCCACGACGATGCCGGCCTTGGGTCTGTGGCTGCGCGACACGCACACGATCGGCGCGGCCGGGGTCCTTGGACTGCCTGAACTCCCTTTCAGAATGCCCCATCTCCTGCTGTCCCTCGTCCTGTTCACCGCAGGTCTCCAAGTGCCCCTGCACGAGCTGCGGGCGTTACTCGGACGCCCCACCGCGCTGCTGACCGGGCTCGTCCTTCATCTGGTCGCGCCGCTGCTGATCATCCCAGGGGTCGCGTTCGCGCTGCGGCAGTCGCCCGACACCGACGGGGGCAGCGGCATGGTCGCTGCGATGATCCTGATCGTCGCCATGCCCGTGGCGGCCGGGGCCACCGTGTGGACCAGCAAGGGGGACGGCGATCAGCCGACGACGGTGGGCCTCGTGCTGGCGTCCACGATCGTCAGCCCCCTGACCGCACCGGTCACGATGACAGCGCTGTGCCCGCTGCTGAGCGGTGAGTACGCGGGCACGCTGGCCGGAGCAGCGCAGTCCGCGGGGAGCGGCTTCGCGCTCACGGGGGTCCTGCTGCCCTGCGGCGCCGGAATCCTGTGCCGGCTCGCCCTGACCCGCCGCCTCATGGACCGGCTCCTCGGCGCGGCGGTTCCCGCGGCGATACTCGGTTCGCTGCTGCTGACGTACATCAATGCCAGCGGCGTCCTCGGCCCCTTCCTCATCCACCCGGAACCGGTGTTGTTCGTGGCCGCGTTGGCCGTCGCCGCCACCGTCTGCGGGCTGTCGTTCACGCTGGGCCGGATCACCGCGCGCGCACTGCGCCTCGACCCGCCCGCCGGTGCCTCCGTCACTCTGGCCTGCGGGATGAACAACAGCAGCGCCGGCGCGGTCCTCATCACGACGACGCTGCCCGACCGGCCGCATGTGCTGCTGCCGGTTCTCGCGTACAGCCTGCTGCAGAAGGTGGCAGCGGGCCGTGTCGTGCGGGCCGGGCGAGGTCGCGGTGCGCGCGCATGACATCGTGGAGATCGACTCGGGGCCGGGCCCACCGCGCCCCCACCTGACGCTGCCCCCACA harbors:
- a CDS encoding sodium-dependent transporter, yielding MNRTPRAMYPLAKSPLTLLRSHLGWAVGAAYLAATTMPALGLWLRDTHTIGAAGVLGLPELPFRMPHLLLSLVLFTAGLQVPLHELRALLGRPTALLTGLVLHLVAPLLIIPGVAFALRQSPDTDGGSGMVAAMILIVAMPVAAGATVWTSKGDGDQPTTVGLVLASTIVSPLTAPVTMTALCPLLSGEYAGTLAGAAQSAGSGFALTGVLLPCGAGILCRLALTRRLMDRLLGAAVPAAILGSLLLTYINASGVLGPFLIHPEPVLFVAALAVAATVCGLSFTLGRITARALRLDPPAGASVTLACGMNNSSAGAVLITTTLPDRPHVLLPVLAYSLLQKVAAGRVVRAGRGRGARA
- a CDS encoding phosphatase PAP2 family protein translates to MSAARRIASSREDATDLAGSTAVGSAVAFVLLTLVLIGRDGAALFGDENLASWSVGHRPDVALALARGVTYTGTGIVPYALVAIAGLALGRTARRRILSAVGCLVCLAAAQAVRHGVMSLVARPRPATADWATHASGWSFPSGHTTTSAVTGGLLILAVLARASRGRKSLVLVIGCWAALVGLSRVYLGVHWFSDVLGGWLFSLCWLSLCTYAVARFAPRACSAISAPRLRPGPTTEERRHESHAPSDVPPREIPPHSAP
- a CDS encoding DUF664 domain-containing protein, which translates into the protein MHAKDILIDAYSRIQEEVHAAVEGLAPDDLNARPAETANSISWLIWHLTRVQDDHVADAAELDQVWLAGGWEKRFGLDLPRRDTGYGHTPAKVAKVRVESGDLLIGYYDAVHEQSMEFVRGLTAKDLERVVDERWTPPVTLGVRLVSVLADDLQHVGQAAYVRGLL
- a CDS encoding nuclear transport factor 2 family protein yields the protein MSANNDRYETAVARYFEAWNAGEQDALAKAVAAAWAADGSYTDPLADVRGHQQIAAVIAAAHEQFPGFAFRPLGPVDGHHDIARFGWELVNEADGSAPVAGFDVITLDGEGRIRSVHGFLDRVPA
- a CDS encoding LysR family transcriptional regulator; this translates as MELRHLQHFVAVAEDQHFTRAAERLMVSQSGLSSSIRALERELQAPLFVRTTRRVTLTEAGRALLGEAERILAQVRSAHDAVAAVQGVLRGTLSLGTEQCIAGVHVARLLAAFRRRHPDVEIRLRQAGSGALAEEVAAGRLDLAFAVKTQADTEQLRSVPLTSESMTVLCHPTHHLATAAVLTPEELGGEAFVDFHPDWGPRRTTDAAFAAAGVRRTVTLEVNDVHSLLELVHEGLGIAVVPRHFGLKREAGDLTALPLKGASEASYETVAMLPPPEATSPAARALMSLLDTSEEGV
- a CDS encoding adenosine deaminase, which encodes MTAPRIDVDTIRRLPKAVLHDHLDGGLRPATLVELAETVGHTLPTTDPLALADWYYEAANSGDLVRYIATFEHTLAVMQSREGLLRTAEEYVLDLAEDGVVYGEVRYAPELMVNGGLTLPEVVETVQEGLAAGMAKAAAAGTPVRVGTLLCGMRMFDRTREIADLAVAFRDGGVVGFDIAGAEDGFPPADHLAAFEHLRGESVPFTIHAGEAHGLPSIHQALQVCGAQRIGHGVRITEDIVDGKLGRLAGWVRDRRIALEMCPTSNLQTGAATSIAEHPITALRDLGFRVTLNTDNRLVSGTTMTREMSLLVEEAGWDVEDLRTVTVNAIKSAFIPFDERNALIRDVVLPGYEAAL
- a CDS encoding carotenoid oxygenase family protein, with the translated sequence MTDHTRRTVLRGAAVAAAGGLVGGIGGRAGAAAPPRTQDTRHYPFLEGAFKPVTEELTAFDLPVTGRIPRELNGRFLRNGPNVLGLEDPRAHHWMLGEGMVHGVRLRDGRAEWYRNRWVRSSSVAKKLGEPYPGPVPPDDFPCNTHVIGLDGRILALQESGPLPYELDHELNTVGTYDFRGTLKGAFTAHTKFDAAAGELHAIAYYPTWDHVRHHVIDHTGRVVRSTRIPVADGPMMHDFALTEKYVVIFDLPITFDPAAAERGDLVPYIWNEKHATRVGLLPRAGGEVRWFEVEPVYYSHTLNAYDEGSSVVVDMTTYPAPFFVAGRGSDGPYGAGTASLERWTVDLAHGRVRTRTIDDRPQEFPRVHEALVTRRHRYAYTAAAADMTLAYMTADGNPPDRAFSNALIKHDLFRGTTQVHRLPRDAAAGEAVFVPAQGARAEDDGYAIAYVHNPDRGAADLVILAAQDFMGEPVARIHLPGRVPLGFHGSWIPDA
- a CDS encoding VOC family protein, with amino-acid sequence MRRIALVTLVVDDYDEAIRHYTEALGFRLVEDTPRPDGSRWVVVEPGTEGGGSGLLLARAKNEAQRGRIGDQTGGRVGFFLHTDDFARDYARMRAAGVTFLEEPRHEPYGSVVVFQDLYGNRWDLLQPATTA
- the mgrA gene encoding L-glyceraldehyde 3-phosphate reductase, with product MYTAHPDRYADMPYRRTGRSGLKLPALSLGLWHNFGPDRPVETQRAILRRAFDLGVTHFDLANNYGPPPGAAESALGDALTADFAPYRDELVISTKAGYLMWPGPYGEWGSRKYLLSSLDQSLGRMGLDYVDIFYSHRPDPETPLEETMGALHSAVQQGKALYVGVSNYSPEQTREAARILGELGTPLLIHQPRYSMVDRRPEEGLLDALDELQVGSIAYSPLEQGLLTGRYLDGIPEGSRAASDSPFLSADTVTEDLVRQLRALDEIAKSRGQSLAQLALAWVLRGGRVTSALIGASSPRQLEDSVAAIGNLEFDPDELARIDAIIKP